The following proteins are co-located in the Nitrospirota bacterium genome:
- a CDS encoding DNA-binding protein, producing MNRFDLQILANIRVKEAKVLLDNKCFEGAYYLLGYAIECAFKACIAKQTKRFDFPDQRLVNDSYTHNIARLLEISGLKVHHEKEIKRNPNFAVNWTIVKDWSEQYRYINNITELKAKDIYSAVTARKTGVLTWIKRLW from the coding sequence ATGAATCGATTTGATCTACAAATTCTTGCTAATATAAGAGTTAAGGAAGCCAAAGTCCTTTTAGATAATAAGTGCTTTGAAGGTGCATATTATTTGTTAGGATATGCCATCGAATGTGCCTTCAAAGCGTGTATAGCCAAACAGACAAAACGTTTTGACTTTCCAGATCAAAGGCTTGTGAATGATAGTTATACACACAATATAGCAAGACTACTTGAAATTTCTGGTCTAAAAGTCCATCATGAGAAAGAGATCAAACGAAATCCAAATTTTGCAGTGAATTGGACGATTGTTAAAGACTGGTCAGAGCAATACAGATATATTAATAACATAACAGAACTCAAAGCTAAGGATATTTATTCAGCAGTAACAGCCAGAAAAACTGGAGTCTTAACATGGATAAAGAGATTATGGTAA